A genomic region of Chaetodon auriga isolate fChaAug3 chromosome 11, fChaAug3.hap1, whole genome shotgun sequence contains the following coding sequences:
- the sorbs1 gene encoding sorbin and SH3 domain-containing protein 1 isoform X5, which translates to MKGSPDLIPAADLDPSRVCKGKGVVTLRATLVHIDDEGCISEEPNVITAPSGWTSQINGDSTKAGLAEGGSNITADLPPVNNTQCQAYSPESLNKSQAPSSTDIQNCVTSASSSVYPCTSTVNPTIVLLQHNRDPTPERDKSPDPGRDSVSPVPDMDWKRLRLSLHSPVLSPINKPIVPVRNTEKSKDWYKTMFKQIHRIPDDGPSPFGYLKDVKTVPRSKSDDEVDSRGRSMPVPTRSSSLKPSAKRNEWEPPDKKVDTRKYRAEPKSIFEYEPGKSSVLKLERTTQDVSPEDVDLENEPWYRFFSEMEFDKASAPSFSPLETASDLQQYSSSKSGHSEVEKDSGSSTSEPVAPECDRHVYKSVLEGGDIPLQGLRALNKRHGSSSSSKVDYKGGNGYIISPCSSVNSRSVLASNAIGNQCKSMKPLSAAKACIPQILPSKFKPKLLPPSGDSQESRTKAVRHPKAHSCEDLYTGPCDTDFAGAEEREGGQHVDSKSSCGTECTDGLRNVSPAIRRSASEFSTLYRTMHHIQRPSSAGCSPHGSVRSLASLFEKAKANGVERSEAEDGGNIPRDAVSSRVSEFEVIIQRSSSAPSRSSSLPTLHSSQSHSPNHSPAHLYMASAVSAESLLVADTTQTDACSPVEAEGRSCGEEALSPGSVTVEEAASSSEDRHNIRTESPSNIEAEVEQIFSRRSPELIHQNVSGSKSPSTLLTASPPQHNHMYHHHHHHLLHHLNHQLLLKPSKCKGSCPASYTRFTTILRHERQQATSQQERLPHQEKKTTLPGNLFLMGPAPFRLRKNLQSHQTRRTQLATKVTTGTQRPCTLSPELRPLIPERLSSLEVLERLSNGEGSNTDHLSNGQGLDANGNLLQPLAAHRRDSSPAHGESQDEVLRRRHGDKEKILEEQRRLKREQEEADTASRRHTGIVPTHHQFITNERFGDLLNITDNTEKRKSGVERTPAMARFDFRAETLKELPFQKGDIVYIIRQVDQNWYEGEHHGRVGIFPQSYVELLPPTEKAQPKKSVPVQVLEYGEAVARFNFTGDTVVEMSFRKGERITLIRRVDENWYEGKISGTNRQGIFPVTYVEVHRRPRIKNGVEYPDPPVSQSPQRSTNASPQLYRNRLTTSPLPLPRSPRRSVSPEVHAVSSEWISLTVGGGSPPAAPTPPLPPLPTVSYRCGEYLPPPFSASPVPPITGSPYCVSPMASPAASPLPPPYPPRPNSTTPFLTFTPPQGEDFLLSPPSPRLSRSASPCGGPVLEGWLRGEKELTEGEGAEGDRGPAAPGSRRNSPAEVSSAWCAVLHLRLTLK; encoded by the exons ATGAAAGGCTCTCCTGACCTGATTCCTGCCGCAG actTGGACCCCAGCAGAGTGTGCAAAGGGAAAGGAGTCGTGACTCTGAGAGCCACCCTCGTCCACATAGACGATGAGGGCTGCATCAGCGAGGAGCCAAATGTCATCACAGCGCCAA GTGGCTGGACAAGCCAGATTAATGGAGACAGCACTAAAGCGGGATTGGCTGAGGGAGGCAGCAACATCACAGCTGATTTACCTCCTGTAAACAACACTCAGTGCCAG GCATATTCACCGGAAAGCTTAAACAAAAGTCAGGCTCCATCCTCCACTGACATTCAGAACTGTGTCACATCAGCGTCCAGCTCTGTTTATCCCTGCACGAGCACAGTTAACCCCACCatagtgctgctgcagcacaacagaG ACCCAACCCCAGAAAGGGACAAAAGCCCTGATCCTGGGAGAGATTCAGTCAGTCCAGTCCCTGATATGGACTGGAAGAGGCTGCGGCTGTCACTGCACTCCCCTGTCCTCAGTCCTATCAACAAGCCCATTGTGCCTGTACGG AACACTGAAAAGTCCAAAGACTGGTACAAGACGATGTTCAAACAGATACACAGAATACCCG ATGATGGTCCCAGCCCCTTCGGTTACTTGAAAGATG taaaaacgGTCCCACGTTCAAAAAGTGATGACGAGGTCGATTCAAGAGGCCGGTCGATGCCTGTGCCAACAAGGTCCTCCTCCCTCAAACCCTCTGCCAAAAG GAACGAGTGGGAGCCCCCGGATAAAAAGGTAGACACCAGGAAGTACCGCGCCGAGCCCAAGAGCATCTTTGAGTACGAGCCGGGGAAATCGTCGGTGCTGAAGCTGGAGAGAACG ACTCAGGATGTAAGTCCAGAAGATGTAGATTTAGAGAATGAGCCTTGGTATAGATTCTTTTCAGAGATGGAATTTGACAAAGCG AGTGCCCCCTCTTTCAGCCCCCTGGAAACAGCCTCCGACCTGCAGCAGTA CTCCTCGAGCAAGTCTGGACACAGCGAGGTGGAGAAGGACAGTGGATCATCCACGAGCGAGCCTGTGGCTCCAGAATGCGACCGCCATGTTTACAAGAGTGTCCTGGAGGGAGGCGACATACCCTTACAAGGTCTTCGGGCCCTAAACAAGCGCCAtggcagctcctcctcctctaaag TGGATTATAAAGGTGGGAATGGCTATATAATTTCACCCTGCTCCTCTGTAAATAGTCGATCGGTTCTTGCCAGTAATGCAATAGGTAACCAGTGTAAGAGTATGAAGCCTCTTTCTGCTGCCAAAGCCTGCATACCCCAAATCCTGCCCTCTAAATTCAAGCCCAAGCTGCTGCCGCCCAGTGGTGACAGTCAGGAAAGCAGGACTAAAGCTGTCAGGCACCCAAAGGCCCACAGCTGTGAGGATCTGTACACGGGGCCATGTGACACAGACTTtgctggagcagaggaaagggagggTGGGCAACATGTGGACTCCAAGTCCAGCTGTGGCACTGAGTGCACGGACGGCCTCAGGAATGTTTCCCCTGCAATTAGGAGGAGCGCATCTGAGTTTTCCACCCTGTACAGGACCATGCATCACATCCAGCGGCCCAGCTCGGCCGGCTGCAGCCCCCACGGCAGCGTCCGCAGCCTGGCTTCTCTTTTTGAGAAGGCAAAGGCCAACGGGGTTGAAAGGTCAGAGGCAGAGGACGGGGGTAACATTCCGCGGGATGCAGTGTCGTCACGGGTCAGCGAGTTTGAAGTGATCATCCAGCGGTCCAGCTCGGCGCCCAGTcgctcctcctccctgcccACCCTGCACTCCAGCCAGAGCCACAGCCCCAACCACAGCCCCGCCCACCTCTACATGGCGTCTGCAGTGTCAGCGGAGTCCCTGTTGGTAGCCGACACCACCCAGACGGACGCCTGCTCCCCAgtggaggcagagggcaggagCTGTGGGGAGGAGGCCTTGTCACCAGGCAGTGTGACTGTGGAGGAGGCTGCTTCCTcctcagaggacagacacaacaTCAGGACTGAGTCCCCCTCTAATATTGAGGCCGAGGTCGAGCAGATCTTCAGTAGACGTTCCCCAGAGCTCATCCACCAAAATGTCAGTGGATCAAAGAGTCCCTCCACGCTGCTTACAGCATCCCCTCCACAACACAACCATAtgtaccaccaccaccaccaccacctcctgcaCCACCTGAACCATCAACTCCTCCTCAAACCCAGCAAATGCAAAGGCTCCTGCCCAGCCTCCTACACCCGCTTCACCACCATCCTCAGGCACGAGAGGCAGCAGGCCACGTCCCAACAGGAGAGGCTGCCACATCAGGAGAAGAAGACCACGCTGCCAGGGAACCTCTTCCTCATGGGCCCTGCTCCCTTCAGGTTACGCAAGAACCTGCAATCCCACCAAACTCGAAGAACCCAGTTGGCCACCAAGGTGACAACAGGCACCCAGAGGCCCTGCACTTTGTCTCCTGAGCTCAGACCTCTGATCCCTGAGCGTCTGTCCTCCCTGGAGGTCCTGGAGAGGCTGAGTAATGGAGAGGGGAGCAACACTGACCACCTGAGTAACGGGCAGGGCTTGGACGCCAACGGGAACCTACTGCAGCCGCTGGCAGCTCACCGCAGAG actCGTCCCCAGCTCATGGGGAGAGCCAGGATGAAGTGTTGCGGAGGCGTCATGGGGACAAAGAG AAAATCTTGGAGGAGCAGCGGCGGCTGAAGCGGGAACAGGAAGAGGCTGACACAGCGTCGAGGCGACACACAGGCATTGTGCCGACGCACCACCAGTTCATCACCAATGAGCGCTTCGGAGACCTGCTCAACATCACAGAtaacacagagaagaggaaatcGGGCGTAGAG AGAACTCCAGCCATGGCTCGCTTCGACTTCAGAGCAGAAACTCTAAA GGAATTACCGTTTCAGAAGGGAGACATTGTCTACATCATTCGACAGGTGGATCAGAACTGGTATGAGGGGGAACATCATGGAAGAGTTGGCATTTTCCCTCAAAGTTACGTTGAG CTCCTTCCCCCCACAGAGAAAGCCCAGCCAAAGAAGAGTGTCCCTGTGCAGGTACTGGAGTACGGAGAAGCTGTCGCCCGCTTCAACTTCACCGGGGACACAGTGGTGGAAATGTCCTTCAGAAAG GGAGAGAGGATCACGCTGATTCGAAGAGTTGATGAAAACTGGTATGAAGGCAAAATCTCAGGCACCAACCGCCAAGGCATCTTCCCCGTCACCTACGTAGAAGTGCACAGACGACCCCGCATCAAGAACGGGGTGGAGTATCCCGACCCCCCTGTCAGCCAGTCTCCACAGCGCAGCACCAATGCTTCCCCTCAG CTGTATCGTAATCGCCTGACAACCTCCCCCTTacccctccctcgctctccccgCCGCTCCGTGTCCCCCGAGGTCCATGCTGTCTCCTCTGAGTGGATCTCCTTGACCGTGGGAGGCGGGAGCCCTCCTGCCGCCCCTACCCCTCCCCTGCCACCCCTGCCCACCGTGTCCTATCGCTGCGGCGAGTACCTGCCCCCGCCCTTCTCTGCCAGCCCCGTGCCTCCCATCACCGGCAGCCCATACTGCGTCTCCCCCATGGCTTCCCCAGCTGCCTCCCCTCTTCCCCCGCCTTACCCGCCCAGGCCCAACTCAACCACTCCCTTCCTCACCTTCACCCCACCTCAGGGGGAGGACTTcctgctctcccctccctccccacgTCTGTCACGCAGCGCGAGCCCCTGTGGCGGGCCAGTGCTGGAGGGCTGGCTGAGGGGGGAGAAGGAGTTGACAGAGGGGGAAGGCGCAGAGGGGGACAGGGGCCCCGCAGCCCCGGGTAGCAGGCGAAATAGCCCTGCAGAGGTATCTTCTGCATGGTGTGCGGTGCTGCATCTCAGGCTCACTCTGAAATGA
- the sorbs1 gene encoding sorbin and SH3 domain-containing protein 1 isoform X8, whose product MDWKRLRLSLHSPVLSPINKPIVPVRNTEKSKDWYKTMFKQIHRIPEPIEENPYRPTYIFPENYDIQVKSKDDGPSPFGYLKDVKTVPRSKSDDEVDSRGRSMPVPTRSSSLKPSAKRNEWEPPDKKVDTRKYRAEPKSIFEYEPGKSSVLKLERTTQDVSPEDVDLENEPWYRFFSEMEFDKASAPSFSPLETASDLQQYSSSKSGHSEVEKDSGSSTSEPVAPECDRHVYKSVLEGGDIPLQGLRALNKRHGSSSSSKVDYKGGNGYIISPCSSVNSRSVLASNAIGNQCKSMKPLSAAKACIPQILPSKFKPKLLPPSGDSQESRTKAVRHPKAHSCEDLYTGPCDTDFAGAEEREGGQHVDSKSSCGTECTDGLRNVSPAIRRSASEFSTLYRTMHHIQRPSSAGCSPHGSVRSLASLFEKAKANGVERSEAEDGGNIPRDAVSSRVSEFEVIIQRSSSAPSRSSSLPTLHSSQSHSPNHSPAHLYMASAVSAESLLVADTTQTDACSPVEAEGRSCGEEALSPGSVTVEEAASSSEDRHNIRTESPSNIEAEVEQIFSRRSPELIHQNVSGSKSPSTLLTASPPQHNHMYHHHHHHLLHHLNHQLLLKPSKCKGSCPASYTRFTTILRHERQQATSQQERLPHQEKKTTLPGNLFLMGPAPFRLRKNLQSHQTRRTQLATKVTTGTQRPCTLSPELRPLIPERLSSLEVLERLSNGEGSNTDHLSNGQGLDANGNLLQPLAAHRRDSSPAHGESQDEVLRRRHGDKEKILEEQRRLKREQEEADTASRRHTGIVPTHHQFITNERFGDLLNITDNTEKRKSGVERTPAMARFDFRAETLKELPFQKGDIVYIIRQVDQNWYEGEHHGRVGIFPQSYVELLPPTEKAQPKKSVPVQVLEYGEAVARFNFTGDTVVEMSFRKGERITLIRRVDENWYEGKISGTNRQGIFPVTYVEVHRRPRIKNGVEYPDPPVSQSPQRSTNASPQLYRNRLTTSPLPLPRSPRRSVSPEVHAVSSEWISLTVGGGSPPAAPTPPLPPLPTVSYRCGEYLPPPFSASPVPPITGSPYCVSPMASPAASPLPPPYPPRPNSTTPFLTFTPPQGEDFLLSPPSPRLSRSASPCGGPVLEGWLRGEKELTEGEGAEGDRGPAAPGSRRNSPAEVSSAWCAVLHLRLTLK is encoded by the exons ATGGACTGGAAGAGGCTGCGGCTGTCACTGCACTCCCCTGTCCTCAGTCCTATCAACAAGCCCATTGTGCCTGTACGG AACACTGAAAAGTCCAAAGACTGGTACAAGACGATGTTCAAACAGATACACAGAATACCCG AGCCTATTGAGGAAAACCCTTACCGCCCCACCTACATTTTCCCTGAGAACTATGACATTCAGGTGAAATCAAAAG ATGATGGTCCCAGCCCCTTCGGTTACTTGAAAGATG taaaaacgGTCCCACGTTCAAAAAGTGATGACGAGGTCGATTCAAGAGGCCGGTCGATGCCTGTGCCAACAAGGTCCTCCTCCCTCAAACCCTCTGCCAAAAG GAACGAGTGGGAGCCCCCGGATAAAAAGGTAGACACCAGGAAGTACCGCGCCGAGCCCAAGAGCATCTTTGAGTACGAGCCGGGGAAATCGTCGGTGCTGAAGCTGGAGAGAACG ACTCAGGATGTAAGTCCAGAAGATGTAGATTTAGAGAATGAGCCTTGGTATAGATTCTTTTCAGAGATGGAATTTGACAAAGCG AGTGCCCCCTCTTTCAGCCCCCTGGAAACAGCCTCCGACCTGCAGCAGTA CTCCTCGAGCAAGTCTGGACACAGCGAGGTGGAGAAGGACAGTGGATCATCCACGAGCGAGCCTGTGGCTCCAGAATGCGACCGCCATGTTTACAAGAGTGTCCTGGAGGGAGGCGACATACCCTTACAAGGTCTTCGGGCCCTAAACAAGCGCCAtggcagctcctcctcctctaaag TGGATTATAAAGGTGGGAATGGCTATATAATTTCACCCTGCTCCTCTGTAAATAGTCGATCGGTTCTTGCCAGTAATGCAATAGGTAACCAGTGTAAGAGTATGAAGCCTCTTTCTGCTGCCAAAGCCTGCATACCCCAAATCCTGCCCTCTAAATTCAAGCCCAAGCTGCTGCCGCCCAGTGGTGACAGTCAGGAAAGCAGGACTAAAGCTGTCAGGCACCCAAAGGCCCACAGCTGTGAGGATCTGTACACGGGGCCATGTGACACAGACTTtgctggagcagaggaaagggagggTGGGCAACATGTGGACTCCAAGTCCAGCTGTGGCACTGAGTGCACGGACGGCCTCAGGAATGTTTCCCCTGCAATTAGGAGGAGCGCATCTGAGTTTTCCACCCTGTACAGGACCATGCATCACATCCAGCGGCCCAGCTCGGCCGGCTGCAGCCCCCACGGCAGCGTCCGCAGCCTGGCTTCTCTTTTTGAGAAGGCAAAGGCCAACGGGGTTGAAAGGTCAGAGGCAGAGGACGGGGGTAACATTCCGCGGGATGCAGTGTCGTCACGGGTCAGCGAGTTTGAAGTGATCATCCAGCGGTCCAGCTCGGCGCCCAGTcgctcctcctccctgcccACCCTGCACTCCAGCCAGAGCCACAGCCCCAACCACAGCCCCGCCCACCTCTACATGGCGTCTGCAGTGTCAGCGGAGTCCCTGTTGGTAGCCGACACCACCCAGACGGACGCCTGCTCCCCAgtggaggcagagggcaggagCTGTGGGGAGGAGGCCTTGTCACCAGGCAGTGTGACTGTGGAGGAGGCTGCTTCCTcctcagaggacagacacaacaTCAGGACTGAGTCCCCCTCTAATATTGAGGCCGAGGTCGAGCAGATCTTCAGTAGACGTTCCCCAGAGCTCATCCACCAAAATGTCAGTGGATCAAAGAGTCCCTCCACGCTGCTTACAGCATCCCCTCCACAACACAACCATAtgtaccaccaccaccaccaccacctcctgcaCCACCTGAACCATCAACTCCTCCTCAAACCCAGCAAATGCAAAGGCTCCTGCCCAGCCTCCTACACCCGCTTCACCACCATCCTCAGGCACGAGAGGCAGCAGGCCACGTCCCAACAGGAGAGGCTGCCACATCAGGAGAAGAAGACCACGCTGCCAGGGAACCTCTTCCTCATGGGCCCTGCTCCCTTCAGGTTACGCAAGAACCTGCAATCCCACCAAACTCGAAGAACCCAGTTGGCCACCAAGGTGACAACAGGCACCCAGAGGCCCTGCACTTTGTCTCCTGAGCTCAGACCTCTGATCCCTGAGCGTCTGTCCTCCCTGGAGGTCCTGGAGAGGCTGAGTAATGGAGAGGGGAGCAACACTGACCACCTGAGTAACGGGCAGGGCTTGGACGCCAACGGGAACCTACTGCAGCCGCTGGCAGCTCACCGCAGAG actCGTCCCCAGCTCATGGGGAGAGCCAGGATGAAGTGTTGCGGAGGCGTCATGGGGACAAAGAG AAAATCTTGGAGGAGCAGCGGCGGCTGAAGCGGGAACAGGAAGAGGCTGACACAGCGTCGAGGCGACACACAGGCATTGTGCCGACGCACCACCAGTTCATCACCAATGAGCGCTTCGGAGACCTGCTCAACATCACAGAtaacacagagaagaggaaatcGGGCGTAGAG AGAACTCCAGCCATGGCTCGCTTCGACTTCAGAGCAGAAACTCTAAA GGAATTACCGTTTCAGAAGGGAGACATTGTCTACATCATTCGACAGGTGGATCAGAACTGGTATGAGGGGGAACATCATGGAAGAGTTGGCATTTTCCCTCAAAGTTACGTTGAG CTCCTTCCCCCCACAGAGAAAGCCCAGCCAAAGAAGAGTGTCCCTGTGCAGGTACTGGAGTACGGAGAAGCTGTCGCCCGCTTCAACTTCACCGGGGACACAGTGGTGGAAATGTCCTTCAGAAAG GGAGAGAGGATCACGCTGATTCGAAGAGTTGATGAAAACTGGTATGAAGGCAAAATCTCAGGCACCAACCGCCAAGGCATCTTCCCCGTCACCTACGTAGAAGTGCACAGACGACCCCGCATCAAGAACGGGGTGGAGTATCCCGACCCCCCTGTCAGCCAGTCTCCACAGCGCAGCACCAATGCTTCCCCTCAG CTGTATCGTAATCGCCTGACAACCTCCCCCTTacccctccctcgctctccccgCCGCTCCGTGTCCCCCGAGGTCCATGCTGTCTCCTCTGAGTGGATCTCCTTGACCGTGGGAGGCGGGAGCCCTCCTGCCGCCCCTACCCCTCCCCTGCCACCCCTGCCCACCGTGTCCTATCGCTGCGGCGAGTACCTGCCCCCGCCCTTCTCTGCCAGCCCCGTGCCTCCCATCACCGGCAGCCCATACTGCGTCTCCCCCATGGCTTCCCCAGCTGCCTCCCCTCTTCCCCCGCCTTACCCGCCCAGGCCCAACTCAACCACTCCCTTCCTCACCTTCACCCCACCTCAGGGGGAGGACTTcctgctctcccctccctccccacgTCTGTCACGCAGCGCGAGCCCCTGTGGCGGGCCAGTGCTGGAGGGCTGGCTGAGGGGGGAGAAGGAGTTGACAGAGGGGGAAGGCGCAGAGGGGGACAGGGGCCCCGCAGCCCCGGGTAGCAGGCGAAATAGCCCTGCAGAGGTATCTTCTGCATGGTGTGCGGTGCTGCATCTCAGGCTCACTCTGAAATGA